In Geminocystis sp. NIES-3709, a single genomic region encodes these proteins:
- a CDS encoding YggT family protein, with protein sequence MNIAIIGSVTLGILLIIMSLLFIFRIVLTWYPNIDLTEFPYKLAYLPTEPFLAPTRKIIQPLGGIDITPIVWLGIITLLREVLLGQQGIITLAIRHSVI encoded by the coding sequence ATGAATATCGCAATTATTGGTAGTGTGACATTGGGAATATTATTAATCATCATGAGCTTATTATTTATCTTTCGTATCGTGTTAACGTGGTATCCCAATATAGATTTAACAGAATTTCCCTATAAATTAGCTTATTTACCTACAGAGCCATTTTTAGCACCTACTCGCAAAATAATTCAACCTTTAGGGGGTATCGACATCACCCCCATAGTTTGGTTAGGAATTATTACTCTCTTGAGAGAAGTATTATTAGGGCAACAAGGCATTATTACTCTAGCAATTCGACACAGTGTTATATGA
- a CDS encoding DUF565 domain-containing protein has product MQETRLNRLIGRLLDRFINFLNNPWRQLSLIIIFLLLGYFLANVITTSAGQAGKWDVTIALLFLLFTEISSFIIYRRNNLSDKSPWIDLLNSLKIGFIYALYLEALKMGS; this is encoded by the coding sequence ATGCAGGAAACTCGCTTGAATCGATTAATAGGAAGATTATTAGATCGATTTATCAACTTTTTAAATAACCCTTGGCGACAACTATCCCTCATAATAATTTTTTTATTACTAGGTTATTTCCTTGCTAACGTCATCACTACTTCCGCAGGACAAGCAGGTAAATGGGACGTTACAATTGCGTTACTTTTTCTTTTATTTACCGAAATAAGCAGTTTCATTATATATCGTCGCAATAATTTGTCTGATAAATCTCCTTGGATTGATTTATTAAACTCCTTAAAAATTGGTTTTATTTATGCACTTTATCTTGAAGCATTAAAAATGGGTTCTTAA